In Phaseolus vulgaris cultivar G19833 chromosome 10, P. vulgaris v2.0, whole genome shotgun sequence, a single genomic region encodes these proteins:
- the LOC137814559 gene encoding uncharacterized protein, which produces MEISILFNETLEQMPTYARFMKDLLTKKRRLKEQGVAELEETCSAIIQKSLPPKSKDPRSFTLPVTIGNFTVAKALLDFKASINLMPVSMLKKEDVEIFPTRMTLQLANKSIKYPYAIVEDLLVKVDKFYFPVDFMIMDIEEDLEVPLILGLPFMKTAKNMFDVGEGKFKV; this is translated from the coding sequence ATGGAGATAAGTATTTTGTTCAATGAAACTTTGGAACAAATGCCTACATATGCCAGATTTATGAAGGATCTGTTGACCAAGAAGAGAAGATTAAAAGAACAAGGAGTTGCAGAGCTAGAAGAAACATGTAGTGCTATTATTCAAAAATCATTGCCACCAAAATCTAAAGATCCTAGGAGTTTTACCTTGCCAGTCACAATAGGAAATTTTACAGTGGCTAAAGCATTACTAGATTTTAAAGCAAGCATAAATTTGATGCCAGTATCTATGTTGAAGAAAGAGGATGTTGAAATTTTTCCTACAAGAATGACATTGCAATTAGCTaacaaatcaataaaatatcCATATGCGATAGTGGAAGATCTTTTGGTAAAGGTAGACAAATTTTACTTCCCAGTCGATTTTATGATCATGGACATTGAGGAAGATCTTGAAGTACCTCTCATTCTTGGACTCCCATTTATGAAGACTGCAAAAAATATGTTTGATGTGGGTGAAGGAAAATTCAAGGTTTGA